In the genome of Limnobaculum zhutongyuii, one region contains:
- the zur gene encoding zinc uptake transcriptional repressor Zur — protein MKSINIESMLTKAQKLCDQRAVRLTPQRRLALRLMAEQKNAISAYDLLDLLRISEPQAKPPTVYRALDFLLEQGFIHKIESTNSYVVCHHVGEPLHTSALFICDNCGLVTEHHAEGIDQLLKELAEKSHFTIQHSVLETHGICSQCANKAG, from the coding sequence ATGAAATCAATCAATATTGAGTCTATGCTGACAAAAGCCCAGAAGTTGTGCGATCAGCGAGCAGTTCGCTTAACTCCCCAGCGGCGTCTGGCGTTGCGCTTAATGGCGGAGCAAAAGAATGCCATCAGCGCCTATGACTTATTGGATTTGCTGCGTATCTCGGAACCCCAGGCTAAACCCCCAACGGTCTATCGTGCACTCGACTTTTTACTTGAGCAGGGTTTTATCCATAAAATAGAATCCACCAATAGCTATGTTGTTTGCCACCATGTAGGTGAACCACTGCATACTTCCGCACTGTTTATTTGTGATAACTGTGGCTTAGTCACTGAACATCACGCAGAAGGAATCGACCAACTACTTAAAGAACTGGCAGAGAAAAGCCACTTCACTATTCAACATAGCGTACTTGAAACTCATGGCATTTGTTCGCAATGTGCTAATAAAGCAGGATAA
- the lexA gene encoding transcriptional repressor LexA → MKALTARQQQIYDLIRDHINQSGMPPTRAEIAQTLGFKSPNAAEEHLKALARKGVIEIINGASRGIRLLLETEDAGLPLIGRVAAGEPLLAQEHVESHYQIDPALFKPHADFLLRVSGMSMKDIGIMDGDLLAVHKTQDVRNGQVVVARIDDEVTVKRLKKQGNVVELLPENEEFSPIVVDLREQSLTIEGLAVGVIRNGDWM, encoded by the coding sequence ATGAAAGCACTAACCGCCAGACAGCAACAAATTTATGACCTGATTCGTGACCATATCAATCAGTCAGGGATGCCGCCGACTCGTGCAGAGATTGCCCAAACCTTAGGGTTTAAGTCACCCAATGCGGCTGAAGAACACTTAAAAGCTTTAGCCCGTAAAGGGGTAATTGAAATTATTAATGGGGCCTCCAGAGGGATTCGTCTGCTTCTGGAAACCGAAGATGCAGGTCTCCCGTTAATTGGTCGGGTCGCCGCAGGTGAACCTTTACTGGCTCAGGAACACGTGGAAAGCCACTATCAGATAGACCCGGCACTGTTTAAGCCACACGCTGACTTTTTACTGCGCGTCAGCGGTATGTCAATGAAAGACATTGGTATTATGGATGGCGATCTGCTTGCTGTTCATAAAACTCAGGATGTGCGTAACGGTCAGGTAGTGGTTGCGCGTATTGATGATGAAGTTACGGTTAAGCGTCTGAAAAAACAGGGTAACGTAGTTGAATTACTCCCTGAAAATGAAGAGTTTTCACCCATCGTGGTTGATCTGCGTGAGCAGAGTTTAACCATTGAAGGGCTTGCTGTCGGTGTTATTCGTAATGGCGACTGGATGTAA
- a CDS encoding diacylglycerol kinase encodes MNQVTGLTRIIKAAGYSWGGLRATWKNEAAFRQEIVLLVVAIILASWLDVSIIERILLIGSVVLIVAFEIINSAIEAVVDRIGTERHELSGRAKDMGSAAVLIMILLALFVWVSVLWSHFSRYIS; translated from the coding sequence ATGAACCAGGTGACAGGACTTACTCGTATCATTAAAGCTGCAGGGTATTCGTGGGGTGGTCTGCGGGCCACCTGGAAAAATGAAGCTGCTTTTCGTCAGGAAATTGTGCTGTTGGTGGTCGCTATCATTCTGGCCAGTTGGCTGGATGTTTCCATTATTGAACGAATCTTACTGATTGGTTCTGTGGTATTGATTGTGGCTTTTGAAATTATTAATAGCGCGATTGAAGCGGTGGTTGATCGTATCGGTACCGAACGCCATGAGTTGTCGGGTCGGGCGAAGGATATGGGATCCGCTGCCGTATTAATTATGATATTGCTGGCGCTGTTTGTCTGGGTTTCTGTGCTCTGGAGTCATTTTTCTCGATATATCTCGTAA
- the plsB gene encoding glycerol-3-phosphate 1-O-acyltransferase PlsB — translation MSGWRKLYYKLLNIPIKMLVRSKCIPSDPIAELGLDTTRPILYVLPYNSKADLLTLRAQCLAQELPDPLEPYEIDGQLLPRYVFIHEGPRVFSYYAPKEESIKLFHDYLDLHRNHPDLDIQMVPVSVMFGRSPGREGHDSHEAPRLQLFNGIQKFFVVMWLGRDSFVRFSQTVSLRYMADEHGTDKTIAQKLARVARMHFARQRLAATGPKLPMRQDLFNKLLTSKAIEKAVEEEAASKKISLTKAKQNAVDMMEEIAANFNYETLRVTDRVLSWTWNRLYQGIHVHNAERVRQLAQDGHGIVYAPSHRSHMDYLLLSYVLYHQGLVPPHIAAGINLNFWPAGPIFRRLGAFFIRRTFKGNKLYSTVFREYLGELFSRGYSVEYFVEGGRSRTGRLLEPKTGTLSMTIQAMLRGGNRPITVVPVYIGYEHVMEVGTYANELRGATKEKENLWQVVRTMRKLRNLGLGYVNFGEPIPLMTYLNQNVPNWRESIDPIETPRPNWLTPTVNQIAGKLMVNINNAAAANAMNLCCTALLASRQRALTREQLLEQLDCYIQLLRNVPYAKDATVPSSTPEQMLEHALKMSKFEVEKDNAGEIIILAREQAVLMTYYRNNIHHMLVLPSLIASIVMYHDGISRQQIIEQISLIYPLLREELFMHYSEEELPAVIETLIDELERQNLIRQQTEGLLVLTPSRIRTLQLLAAGVRETLQRYTITLSLLRNNPSINRGMLEKESRLLAQRLSVLHGINAPEFFDKAVFSTLVATLRTAGYINDVGDAVPENMQAMYDMLTRLMTPEVKLTIESVTVATAESETPTE, via the coding sequence ATGTCTGGTTGGCGTAAACTTTACTATAAGCTATTGAATATACCAATAAAAATGCTGGTTCGTAGCAAGTGTATTCCTTCTGACCCCATCGCTGAATTGGGATTGGACACCACTCGTCCAATACTATATGTCCTGCCCTATAACTCAAAAGCAGACCTGTTAACCCTACGTGCACAGTGTCTGGCTCAGGAATTACCCGATCCATTAGAACCTTATGAGATTGATGGTCAGCTACTGCCCCGCTATGTTTTTATTCATGAAGGACCGCGAGTATTCAGCTATTACGCCCCTAAAGAAGAGTCGATAAAGCTATTTCACGACTATCTGGACCTGCACCGTAATCATCCCGACCTGGATATCCAGATGGTTCCAGTCTCAGTGATGTTTGGTCGTTCTCCGGGTCGCGAAGGTCATGACAGCCATGAAGCTCCTCGCCTTCAACTGTTTAACGGTATCCAGAAGTTTTTTGTCGTGATGTGGTTAGGCCGTGACAGCTTTGTCCGCTTTTCCCAAACCGTGTCGCTACGCTATATGGCAGATGAGCATGGCACCGATAAGACCATTGCCCAAAAACTGGCCCGGGTTGCCCGCATGCACTTTGCCAGACAGCGTCTTGCCGCAACCGGACCAAAATTGCCGATGCGTCAGGATCTGTTCAATAAATTACTAACCTCAAAAGCCATTGAAAAAGCGGTTGAGGAAGAAGCGGCATCGAAGAAGATATCTCTGACGAAAGCAAAACAAAATGCTGTCGATATGATGGAAGAGATTGCAGCCAACTTTAACTATGAAACGCTGCGAGTGACTGACCGGGTGCTCAGCTGGACATGGAACCGACTCTATCAGGGTATTCATGTTCATAACGCCGAGCGAGTGCGTCAGTTGGCTCAGGATGGCCACGGCATTGTCTATGCGCCGAGCCACCGTAGTCACATGGACTATCTGCTGCTCTCCTATGTGCTTTACCATCAGGGGCTGGTACCACCGCACATTGCTGCCGGTATCAACCTCAACTTCTGGCCAGCAGGTCCTATCTTCCGTCGACTGGGTGCGTTCTTTATTCGCCGGACGTTTAAAGGCAACAAGCTCTACTCTACCGTGTTTCGTGAATATCTGGGTGAATTGTTCAGCCGGGGTTATTCCGTTGAATACTTTGTTGAGGGTGGGCGTTCACGTACCGGTCGATTGCTGGAACCGAAAACCGGCACGCTTTCCATGACTATTCAGGCTATGCTGCGCGGCGGTAATCGCCCTATTACGGTTGTGCCAGTCTATATCGGTTATGAACACGTAATGGAAGTGGGTACTTACGCCAACGAACTGCGTGGAGCAACCAAAGAGAAAGAGAACCTCTGGCAGGTAGTTCGCACCATGCGTAAGCTGCGTAATTTAGGATTAGGCTACGTGAACTTTGGTGAACCTATCCCATTAATGACCTATCTGAATCAGAATGTACCGAACTGGAGAGAATCTATCGATCCGATAGAAACGCCAAGACCAAACTGGTTAACACCGACAGTTAATCAGATTGCCGGTAAGCTGATGGTTAATATTAATAACGCAGCGGCGGCTAACGCGATGAACCTGTGTTGTACCGCGTTACTGGCCTCTCGCCAACGTGCCCTGACCCGCGAGCAACTGCTGGAGCAACTTGATTGTTATATCCAACTGCTACGCAACGTACCTTATGCCAAAGACGCGACCGTTCCATCCAGTACGCCAGAGCAGATGCTGGAACATGCGCTGAAAATGAGTAAGTTTGAGGTCGAGAAAGACAACGCCGGTGAGATCATTATATTAGCCCGCGAACAAGCGGTTCTGATGACTTACTACCGTAATAACATTCACCATATGTTAGTGTTGCCGTCGCTTATCGCCAGTATTGTGATGTATCATGATGGTATTTCTCGTCAGCAGATTATTGAGCAGATTTCACTGATTTATCCACTGCTGCGTGAAGAACTGTTTATGCACTACAGTGAAGAAGAGCTACCTGCAGTGATTGAGACCCTGATTGATGAGCTGGAACGTCAGAATCTGATTCGTCAACAGACTGAGGGGTTACTGGTGCTGACACCTTCCCGTATTCGTACGCTACAGTTACTGGCTGCCGGCGTTCGGGAAACATTACAGCGCTATACCATTACACTATCTTTACTGCGCAATAACCCAAGCATTAACCGCGGCATGCTGGAGAAAGAGAGCCGGTTACTGGCTCAACGTCTGTCTGTTTTACACGGTATTAATGCGCCAGAATTCTTTGATAAAGCCGTCTTCTCTACGTTGGTGGCAACACTGCGTACCGCAGGATATATCAATGATGTGGGTGATGCGGTTCCGGAAAACATGCAGGCCATGTATGACATGTTAACCCGCCTGATGACACCGGAAGTAAAACTGACGATTGAAAGTGTTACTGTCGCCACCGCTGAAAGTGAAACGCCAACCGAGTAA
- a CDS encoding tryptophan 7-halogenase, protein MLNLRTPKRIVILGGGTAGWFAALTLRRIFSANVEVRVIESSQIGIVGVGEGGLLNIYDALQRNQIDIKEFMAETDATFKWGFSYEGWRTGKADDKFYHLFTSARGEGAQWVEGGFLPYYSALINQGVPLESWIRGFQLIKNNASMEEAIKAVDEDRTDLVTSFHFDSYKIAKYMKKVALSRGVVHEDVLVKDFVRNEEGLVTKLITEKGEVELDFLIDSSGLTRQVMAKMPGARWQTFKDYLLMDSAIPFYMPHPNKNPMLITRAITMDAGWMWQIPLSTRVGAGYVFSSKHKSEADAIDEIQKYLGFEIEPHKTIRFDPGCYEQVWIKNVMSLGLSSGFVEPLEATSIGQMIEQLRNFERVLVSSQGIISENSIREYNEANLASWHGIRDFLRMHYDCTRNDTPLWQEVNKSPMTERYAEFRKCIKERTPHMIDVENYAINGWGGIFHPVNWMSVAVPLGLVPVSAAGMDLLWLSKDKQQKALDFVKKVKEKGW, encoded by the coding sequence ATGTTAAATTTGAGAACGCCAAAGCGCATCGTTATTCTTGGTGGCGGAACAGCAGGATGGTTTGCCGCGCTGACATTACGTCGTATTTTTAGTGCTAATGTGGAAGTTCGGGTTATTGAGTCCAGCCAGATTGGTATTGTAGGTGTAGGTGAAGGTGGATTGCTGAATATTTATGACGCTCTGCAACGTAACCAGATCGACATAAAAGAGTTTATGGCAGAGACCGATGCTACTTTTAAGTGGGGTTTCAGCTATGAAGGTTGGCGTACTGGTAAAGCTGACGACAAGTTCTACCATTTGTTTACTTCTGCGCGCGGTGAAGGTGCCCAGTGGGTTGAAGGCGGTTTCCTGCCGTATTATTCCGCATTAATTAATCAGGGTGTACCGCTAGAGTCATGGATTCGCGGCTTCCAACTGATTAAAAATAATGCATCAATGGAAGAAGCTATTAAGGCAGTAGATGAAGATCGTACCGATCTGGTGACCTCTTTCCACTTCGACAGCTACAAAATTGCCAAATACATGAAGAAAGTGGCGCTGTCTCGTGGTGTGGTGCATGAAGATGTACTGGTTAAAGACTTTGTTCGTAATGAAGAAGGGCTGGTTACTAAACTTATCACTGAGAAAGGCGAAGTTGAGCTCGACTTCCTGATCGACTCCAGTGGTCTGACCCGTCAGGTCATGGCGAAGATGCCTGGTGCTCGTTGGCAGACGTTTAAAGACTATCTGTTGATGGATAGCGCTATTCCATTCTATATGCCTCACCCAAATAAAAATCCAATGCTGATTACTCGTGCAATCACGATGGATGCAGGCTGGATGTGGCAGATCCCTCTATCTACTCGTGTTGGTGCTGGTTATGTGTTCAGCAGCAAACATAAGAGCGAAGCTGATGCCATTGATGAGATTCAGAAGTATCTCGGATTTGAAATTGAGCCTCATAAAACTATTCGCTTTGATCCGGGTTGCTATGAGCAAGTGTGGATTAAGAACGTTATGTCTCTGGGTCTCTCTTCTGGTTTCGTTGAGCCGCTGGAAGCAACCTCAATTGGTCAGATGATTGAACAGCTGCGTAACTTTGAGCGGGTGCTGGTATCGAGCCAGGGGATTATCTCTGAGAACAGTATCCGTGAGTATAACGAAGCTAACCTGGCTTCATGGCACGGTATTCGTGACTTCCTGCGTATGCATTATGACTGTACTCGTAACGATACTCCGCTGTGGCAAGAAGTGAATAAATCGCCAATGACGGAACGCTATGCCGAGTTCAGAAAATGTATTAAGGAGCGTACACCACATATGATTGACGTAGAAAACTACGCAATCAATGGTTGGGGCGGTATCTTCCATCCGGTTAACTGGATGTCAGTTGCGGTTCCTTTAGGGCTGGTTCCGGTAAGTGCAGCGGGTATGGACTTACTGTGGCTGTCTAAAGATAAGCAGCAGAAAGCGCTGGACTTTGTTAAGAAAGTTAAAGAGAAGGGCTGGTAA
- the ubiA gene encoding 4-hydroxybenzoate octaprenyltransferase — protein MTEGKWLAYCRLMRINKPIGALLLLWPTLWALWLAGKETPNVYILLIFIIGVFLMRAAGCVINDFADRHFDGHVERTRNRPLPSGAVTEKESKVLFLSLVTISFLLVLTLNRLTILLSVAAVILAWIYPFMKRFTHLPQVILGMAFGWSIPMAYAAVSDALPLSCWLLLLANIFWTVAYDTQYAMVDRNDDLKIGIKSTAILFGHYDKLIIGLLQLGTVLILCLIGYLNNLSSLFYWSLLLASALFIYQQNLIYQRERDKCFRAFMNNNCVGFVIFLGFLMSISLS, from the coding sequence GTGACTGAAGGCAAATGGCTGGCTTACTGCCGTTTGATGCGTATCAATAAACCCATCGGGGCTCTGTTATTGCTTTGGCCTACGCTTTGGGCGCTCTGGCTTGCAGGGAAAGAAACGCCGAACGTTTATATTCTGCTTATCTTTATCATCGGTGTATTTCTGATGCGTGCGGCTGGATGCGTGATTAATGATTTTGCCGATCGTCACTTTGACGGACATGTTGAACGTACTCGTAATCGTCCGTTACCAAGCGGTGCGGTGACAGAGAAAGAGAGTAAAGTGCTATTTTTATCGCTGGTGACTATCTCTTTCTTATTAGTTCTGACGTTAAACCGGTTGACGATTTTACTTTCTGTTGCTGCCGTGATCCTCGCATGGATCTATCCCTTTATGAAACGGTTTACTCATTTGCCTCAGGTCATTTTAGGTATGGCATTTGGCTGGTCAATACCAATGGCGTATGCCGCTGTCAGTGATGCTTTACCACTGAGTTGCTGGCTGTTATTACTTGCCAATATATTCTGGACGGTTGCATATGACACGCAATATGCCATGGTCGACCGTAATGATGATTTAAAAATCGGAATTAAATCAACCGCTATTCTTTTTGGTCACTATGACAAACTGATTATTGGCCTGCTGCAATTAGGTACGGTACTAATATTATGTCTGATAGGTTATTTAAATAATTTAAGCTCTCTTTTTTACTGGTCTTTATTATTAGCCAGCGCATTATTTATATATCAACAAAATCTTATTTATCAAAGAGAAAGAGATAAGTGTTTTAGAGCCTTCATGAATAACAATTGTGTTGGGTTTGTTATTTTTCTTGGTTTTTTGATGAGTATCTCCTTATCTTAA
- the ubiC gene encoding chorismate lyase translates to MTNETLLIPNWKTRDWCSAQKNSLSKPVADWLLEEDSMTRRCERYCHKVTVQPLFEGYVSASSLGKEQSELPTDKRYWIREVFLFGDTIPWIWARTVVPEKTLSGPEQQLIELGDTPLGRYLFSQAALERDYIQVSLQDSLWGRRSRLRLSGKPLLLTEIFLPSSPLY, encoded by the coding sequence ATGACGAATGAAACGCTATTGATACCAAATTGGAAAACTCGAGATTGGTGTTCGGCGCAAAAAAATTCGTTAAGTAAACCGGTTGCAGATTGGCTATTAGAAGAAGATTCCATGACTCGTCGCTGTGAGCGTTATTGCCACAAAGTGACGGTTCAACCTCTGTTTGAAGGCTATGTTTCAGCCTCTTCACTTGGCAAAGAGCAATCAGAATTACCCACAGACAAACGCTACTGGATACGTGAAGTCTTTCTGTTTGGTGATACTATTCCATGGATATGGGCTCGTACCGTGGTTCCGGAAAAGACACTCAGTGGTCCTGAGCAACAGCTGATTGAGTTGGGAGACACTCCACTTGGGCGTTACCTGTTTAGTCAGGCCGCACTTGAGCGGGATTATATTCAGGTATCTTTACAGGATAGTTTATGGGGGCGACGTTCCCGTTTGCGCCTGTCGGGTAAGCCTCTGCTCCTGACGGAGATTTTTTTACCGTCATCACCGTTATATTAA
- the psiE gene encoding phosphate-starvation-inducible protein PsiE — translation MLENIKRATLVARVLQTVLNCGLLLLAIILIVFLGKETYALIQVLFVNSAQSSSYLLIEGIVIYFLYFEFIALIIKYFQSGYHFPLRYFIYIGITAIIRLIIVDHKDPMDTLIYSGAILVLVVALYLANTDRLKRE, via the coding sequence ATGCTGGAAAATATTAAACGTGCAACGCTGGTAGCGCGTGTACTGCAAACGGTTCTGAATTGTGGTCTGTTGTTACTGGCGATAATTCTGATTGTGTTTCTTGGTAAAGAGACCTATGCCCTGATTCAAGTGTTGTTTGTTAATTCAGCACAATCATCCAGCTACTTATTGATTGAAGGCATTGTTATCTATTTTCTCTACTTTGAGTTTATTGCTTTGATCATTAAGTATTTCCAGTCAGGTTACCATTTTCCTCTGCGTTATTTTATCTACATTGGTATTACAGCCATCATTCGCTTAATTATTGTTGACCATAAAGACCCAATGGATACCCTCATTTATTCTGGAGCCATTCTGGTTTTAGTCGTGGCACTGTATTTAGCTAATACCGATCGACTAAAGCGTGAGTAG
- the pgi gene encoding glucose-6-phosphate isomerase, which produces MKSINPTETAAWQALEKHFDEMKKVTISDLFAQDKQRFEHFSATFDNQMLVDYSKNRITDKTLELLRNLTKESDLSGAIKSMFSGEKINRTEDRAVLHVALRNRSNTPILVDGKDVMPEVNGVLAKMKSFCSRIISGEWKGFTGKAITDVVNIGIGGSDLGPYMVTEALRPYKNHLNMHFVSNVDATHIAETIKTLNPETTLFLIASKTFTTQETMTNAHTARDWFLSAGKPADVAKHFAALSTNAKAVAEFGIDTANMFEFWDWVGGRYSLWSAIGLSIALSVGFDHFEKLLSGAHVMDRHFADMPVEKNLPVTLALIGLWYNNFYGAETEAILPYDQYMHRFAAYFQQGNMESNGKYVDRNGNAVSYQTGPIIWGEPGTNGQHAFYQLIHQGTKMIPCDFIAPAQSHNPLGDHHSKLLSNFFAQTEALAFGKGAEEVRAEFIKAGQKPEDFEQIVPFKVFEGNRPTNSILLKEITPYSLGALIALYEHKIFTQGVIMNIFSFDQWGVELGKQLANRILPELAGSQAVSSHDSSTNGLINTFKQWR; this is translated from the coding sequence ATGAAAAGTATTAATCCGACGGAAACGGCAGCGTGGCAGGCACTTGAAAAACATTTTGATGAGATGAAAAAGGTCACTATTAGTGATCTGTTTGCTCAGGACAAGCAGCGTTTTGAACACTTTTCAGCGACATTTGATAATCAAATGTTGGTTGATTACTCAAAAAACCGGATTACAGATAAAACATTAGAGCTTCTGCGTAATCTGACCAAAGAGTCCGATCTCTCTGGCGCAATAAAATCAATGTTCAGTGGTGAAAAAATTAATCGGACTGAAGATCGCGCAGTACTGCATGTTGCATTGCGCAACCGTTCTAATACGCCAATTCTGGTTGACGGTAAAGATGTGATGCCAGAGGTGAATGGGGTACTGGCTAAAATGAAGTCTTTCTGTTCACGCATTATTAGTGGTGAATGGAAAGGTTTTACCGGTAAAGCAATTACTGATGTGGTGAATATTGGTATCGGTGGTTCCGATTTAGGCCCTTATATGGTGACAGAGGCGCTACGTCCTTATAAAAATCACCTGAATATGCATTTTGTCTCTAACGTTGATGCGACCCATATTGCGGAAACCATTAAAACATTAAATCCTGAAACTACCCTGTTTCTGATTGCCTCTAAAACCTTTACAACTCAGGAGACCATGACGAATGCGCATACGGCTCGCGACTGGTTCCTGAGTGCAGGAAAGCCGGCTGATGTGGCTAAGCACTTTGCGGCACTTTCCACTAACGCTAAAGCGGTGGCCGAGTTTGGTATTGATACTGCCAATATGTTTGAATTTTGGGATTGGGTAGGCGGTCGCTACTCATTGTGGTCTGCTATTGGCTTGTCGATCGCGCTTTCTGTTGGTTTTGATCATTTCGAGAAATTACTTAGCGGCGCACATGTTATGGATCGCCATTTCGCTGATATGCCGGTGGAGAAAAACCTGCCGGTAACATTGGCGCTGATTGGTCTGTGGTATAACAACTTCTATGGTGCTGAAACAGAGGCTATTCTGCCTTACGATCAGTATATGCACCGTTTTGCCGCCTATTTCCAACAGGGGAATATGGAGTCTAACGGTAAATATGTTGACCGTAATGGAAACGCGGTTAGCTATCAAACAGGCCCTATTATTTGGGGTGAGCCGGGTACCAATGGTCAGCATGCTTTCTATCAGCTGATTCATCAGGGTACAAAGATGATTCCATGTGATTTTATTGCTCCTGCCCAAAGCCATAATCCATTAGGCGATCATCACTCTAAACTGTTGTCTAACTTCTTTGCTCAGACAGAAGCACTGGCTTTTGGTAAAGGCGCTGAAGAAGTACGCGCTGAGTTTATTAAGGCGGGTCAGAAGCCTGAAGATTTTGAACAGATTGTTCCTTTTAAAGTGTTTGAAGGTAACCGCCCAACGAACTCCATTTTACTGAAAGAGATTACCCCATATAGTCTGGGGGCGCTGATTGCTCTGTATGAACACAAAATTTTCACTCAGGGCGTTATCATGAATATCTTTAGTTTTGATCAGTGGGGAGTTGAACTGGGTAAACAGCTTGCTAACCGCATTCTGCCAGAGTTAGCAGGAAGCCAGGCGGTCTCCAGCCATGACTCTTCCACCAATGGATTAATCAATACCTTTAAGCAGTGGCGTTAA
- a CDS encoding LysR family transcriptional regulator: MDRLTAMQVFVESVDRGSLTAAAERLGLSRAKASRYLAELERWLGIRLLHRSTRSLSLTSAGELALIDCRQMLQIQEKMLATRHDHSSVPKGTLRITCSQSFSQSYLANLIAEYSLRYPQVSIDIQLLDRTVNLVDERIDLAIRITNTLEQGIIARPLATCHSVTCASPHYLDKMGRPQRPEDLSRHVCLTHAKFSAHSWIFRSLTVTSELIKIPVKGRISANEVLALKDAATAGVGITLLPAYLVRNELASGQLEAILTEYEIEPMTIYAIYTSRNHMSAALRTLLNFLDERFKSDSFWK; this comes from the coding sequence ATGGATCGATTAACCGCTATGCAGGTGTTTGTTGAATCGGTGGATCGTGGGAGCCTGACGGCCGCCGCTGAGCGACTGGGGTTATCCCGGGCGAAGGCTTCCCGCTATCTGGCCGAACTGGAACGCTGGCTGGGGATACGTTTGTTACACCGTTCAACCCGTAGCCTTAGTCTGACATCAGCCGGAGAGCTGGCACTTATTGATTGCCGCCAGATGCTACAAATTCAGGAAAAAATGTTGGCGACTCGCCATGACCACTCTTCCGTTCCTAAAGGAACGTTACGCATTACCTGCAGCCAATCTTTCAGCCAGTCCTATCTGGCTAATTTGATAGCTGAATACTCTTTACGTTATCCCCAAGTGAGTATTGATATCCAGTTGTTGGATCGTACAGTGAACCTGGTGGATGAACGTATTGATTTAGCTATCCGTATTACCAATACTCTGGAACAAGGGATAATCGCGCGTCCGCTGGCAACTTGCCATTCCGTAACCTGTGCTTCACCACATTATCTGGATAAGATGGGGCGACCCCAGAGACCTGAAGATTTATCCCGACATGTTTGTTTGACCCATGCCAAATTTAGTGCCCATAGCTGGATTTTCCGCTCGCTGACAGTGACGAGCGAGTTGATTAAAATTCCGGTAAAAGGACGGATTAGTGCCAACGAGGTTCTGGCGCTGAAAGATGCGGCTACGGCCGGAGTTGGTATTACGTTGTTACCGGCTTATTTAGTCAGGAATGAGCTGGCCAGCGGGCAGCTTGAGGCTATTTTGACGGAGTATGAAATAGAGCCAATGACCATTTATGCCATTTATACTTCACGTAACCATATGTCAGCAGCGCTGCGCACGTTGTTAAATTTTCTGGATGAACGGTTTAAGTCAGACAGCTTTTGGAAATAA
- a CDS encoding NAD(P)-dependent oxidoreductase produces the protein MKIAIIGASGKAGQKIMAEALSRKHQVTAIVRNAGKISDKSVAVLEKDIFDLTAADLNPFDAVVDAFNASPGHEDLHQSSLVHLRKILSDNPNTRLLVVGGASSLYLDEQLTQRLIDSPDFPDAYKATASNMGDAFRELKKANDINWTYISPSAMFVADGKRTGSYNTGNDRLMVNSAGESTISYADYAIAMLDEIEQGKHIRQRFTVVEK, from the coding sequence ATGAAAATTGCAATTATTGGCGCCAGCGGTAAAGCCGGACAAAAAATCATGGCAGAAGCCCTGAGCAGAAAACATCAGGTTACTGCCATTGTTCGTAATGCGGGCAAAATAAGTGATAAATCAGTCGCAGTACTGGAAAAAGATATTTTTGATCTGACCGCCGCCGATTTAAACCCTTTTGACGCAGTCGTTGATGCATTCAATGCTTCACCCGGCCATGAAGACCTGCACCAAAGCTCGCTGGTTCATCTGAGAAAAATTCTCTCTGATAATCCAAATACCCGGTTATTAGTGGTTGGTGGTGCCAGCAGTTTATATCTTGATGAACAGCTAACCCAGCGCCTTATTGATTCCCCGGACTTTCCTGACGCATACAAGGCAACCGCCAGCAACATGGGAGACGCATTTCGGGAGTTGAAAAAAGCAAACGACATCAACTGGACCTATATAAGCCCATCAGCCATGTTTGTAGCCGATGGCAAACGTACTGGCAGTTACAATACCGGTAACGATCGCTTAATGGTGAATAGTGCCGGAGAAAGTACCATCAGCTATGCGGACTATGCCATTGCAATGCTGGATGAGATTGAACAAGGTAAGCATATTCGTCAACGTTTTACCGTCGTCGAAAAATAA